The following are encoded together in the Adhaeribacter arboris genome:
- a CDS encoding InlB B-repeat-containing protein: protein MKYKIILLGILFLSTLSLRAQVDVDSAFRHSASQTKVMLQEIKKALTTKYPELVVPRTLRPSGELKLIPSRDWTSGFFPGNLWFLYEYTQDPQWLAEAKKFTAEIENEKLDLTSHDVGFKVYNSFGAGYRLTQDTAYRSVIIQGAKSLITRFNPKVGCIQSWKAWNKWHYPVIIDNMMNLELLFAATRLTGDSTYYQIAMSHADTTMKNHFRADYSSYHVIDYDPITGKVRKKNTHQGYSDSSAWARGQSWGLYGFTMCYRETKKQSYLTHAENIASFLLKNPRLPSDMVPYWDYDAPLIPNEPRDASAAAVMASALYELSTYSKNKKIYRAAADKIVNSLASLYASPVGQNRGFILLHSTGHKPGNSEVDVPLIYADYYYLEALIRKNETNLPPRLNAISNKSVIKGRKLRFTVSATDGNPNQIQNYSLINAPAGANINSATGVFNWTPQQTGTYTFFVKTTDSGSPVLTSQKRVTVTVTPVPYFSLQVTVNGSGTVTQEPLQDSYAYGTKVALAAIPAEGYTFNGWSGDVNSKNPTLPLVMTGDKQVTANFVLQTTQDLVKLNLINTENKEIITTLTEGMVLNVAALPTKNLNIEAVINPSTVKSVTFELSGEESHTLTESKAPYLLFGDAEGKPNAWTPAEGKYTLKATPYSEANGKGPAGESMTLHFSVINKSLTDSERQATLREQLTNSTLHVKAYPNPTHDGHLTVSLPTKLQGNFSYILFSAVGSKLTSGEINATQSTRAKFDFSRQMSAAGIYYLRLENATSKEWVKLIKY from the coding sequence ATGAAATATAAAATTATTCTGCTAGGTATTCTTTTCCTCTCCACTCTATCTCTTCGGGCCCAGGTAGATGTAGATAGTGCCTTTCGCCATTCCGCCAGCCAAACCAAAGTAATGCTCCAGGAAATTAAAAAAGCCCTGACCACCAAATACCCGGAATTAGTGGTGCCTCGGACCCTACGCCCAAGTGGTGAACTTAAACTTATTCCCTCCCGCGATTGGACCAGCGGTTTCTTTCCGGGAAACTTGTGGTTTTTATACGAATATACCCAAGATCCACAATGGCTAGCCGAAGCCAAAAAGTTTACGGCCGAAATAGAAAATGAAAAATTGGATCTTACTTCTCACGATGTTGGCTTTAAAGTGTATAACAGTTTTGGCGCGGGCTACCGGCTGACTCAGGATACAGCTTATCGTTCCGTCATTATTCAGGGTGCTAAATCGTTAATTACGCGTTTTAATCCTAAAGTGGGTTGTATTCAATCTTGGAAAGCCTGGAACAAGTGGCATTATCCGGTTATTATTGATAATATGATGAACCTGGAACTACTTTTTGCCGCTACCCGCTTAACCGGCGACTCTACTTATTACCAAATTGCCATGAGCCACGCCGACACTACTATGAAGAATCATTTCCGGGCGGATTACAGTTCCTATCACGTGATAGACTACGACCCCATAACCGGAAAAGTACGCAAGAAAAACACGCACCAAGGTTACAGCGATTCTTCGGCTTGGGCCCGGGGGCAATCCTGGGGTTTATATGGCTTTACTATGTGCTACCGCGAAACCAAAAAGCAAAGCTACTTAACGCACGCCGAGAATATAGCTTCCTTTCTTTTAAAAAATCCGCGTTTACCATCGGATATGGTGCCTTACTGGGACTATGATGCCCCGCTAATTCCTAATGAACCGCGTGATGCCTCGGCGGCGGCCGTAATGGCCTCTGCCTTGTATGAACTTAGTACCTATAGCAAGAACAAAAAAATTTACCGGGCTGCCGCCGATAAAATAGTAAATAGTCTGGCTAGTTTGTATGCTTCGCCGGTGGGGCAAAACCGGGGTTTTATTTTATTGCACAGTACCGGCCATAAACCCGGTAATTCAGAAGTGGATGTACCTTTAATTTACGCGGATTATTATTACTTGGAAGCCTTGATACGCAAAAATGAAACAAACTTACCTCCCCGTTTAAATGCTATTAGTAACAAGTCCGTTATTAAAGGCCGAAAACTAAGATTTACCGTTTCCGCTACCGATGGTAATCCGAATCAAATTCAAAACTATTCTTTAATTAATGCCCCGGCAGGAGCTAATATCAATTCCGCCACCGGTGTTTTCAACTGGACTCCCCAACAAACCGGAACGTATACTTTCTTTGTAAAAACTACTGATAGCGGCTCGCCTGTTTTAACCAGTCAAAAGCGGGTAACGGTAACCGTTACCCCGGTGCCTTACTTTTCTTTGCAGGTAACCGTTAACGGTTCCGGAACAGTTACCCAAGAGCCTTTACAAGATAGCTACGCTTATGGCACGAAGGTGGCTTTAGCGGCCATTCCCGCGGAAGGTTATACATTTAACGGCTGGAGCGGGGACGTAAATAGTAAAAATCCAACCTTGCCTTTGGTCATGACGGGCGATAAGCAAGTTACCGCCAATTTTGTTTTACAAACCACCCAAGACCTTGTTAAATTAAATCTCATTAACACTGAAAACAAGGAAATAATAACTACTCTCACGGAAGGCATGGTCTTAAACGTAGCTGCTTTGCCTACAAAAAATTTAAACATTGAGGCTGTAATAAATCCATCCACCGTAAAGAGCGTTACTTTTGAGCTTTCCGGCGAGGAAAGCCATACCTTAACCGAGTCGAAAGCCCCTTACTTGTTGTTCGGCGATGCGGAGGGTAAACCCAACGCCTGGACTCCGGCCGAAGGAAAATACACTTTAAAAGCTACTCCCTATTCCGAAGCCAACGGGAAAGGTCCAGCCGGAGAATCAATGACTCTTCATTTTTCGGTAATTAATAAGTCATTAACCGATTCCGAAAGGCAGGCAACCCTTAGAGAGCAGCTAACTAATAGTACGTTACATGTAAAAGCGTATCCTAATCCTACTCACGATGGTCATTTAACGGTTTCTTTACCAACTAAATTACAGGGTAATTTTTCTTATATTCTATTTTCGGCGGTGGGAAGCAAATTAACCAGCGGTGAAATCAACGCTACCCAATCTACTAGGGCAAAGTTCGATTTTTCCCGCCAAATGTCGGCCGCAGGTATTTATTATTTACGCTTAGAGAATGCTACCTCTAAAGAGTGGGTTAAATTGATTAAGTATTAG